A single window of Archangium gephyra DNA harbors:
- a CDS encoding cytochrome P450 has translation MQTPSLPPMAELLANPHPFFAALREAAPVLKVEAFMGAYVVTRHEHIGAVLKNTTVFSSRGMGFEQVLPPELGEEVLRYFRVEHNLISSDPPEHTRLRTLVSRAFTPRRVAELEPHLREITRGLLDTLLARDEFELMAGLAAPLPVTVIAELLGIEPEHRQDFKRWSDAILQAASFTIRDKSQLGQSIRQLQDYLEAAIERRRREPRNDLMGALVEASEAEGGFLSTLELIDFVRLLLIAGNETTTNLIGNGMVALLQHPSEWERLVADPSLLPNAIEEMLRYEPPAQSVLRVTTQDTEVAGVPIPKGSRIMLLLSAANRDPRRFPEPDRFDITRDAHGHLAFGHGVHFCLGAPLARLEARVVFEELLRRVRRVSFAPGQEDHIAWGETFIVRGPLSLRLRAGRR, from the coding sequence ATGCAAACCCCTTCCCTCCCGCCGATGGCCGAGCTGCTGGCCAACCCCCACCCCTTCTTCGCCGCCCTGCGCGAGGCCGCTCCGGTGCTGAAGGTGGAGGCCTTCATGGGCGCCTACGTCGTCACGCGCCATGAGCACATCGGCGCCGTCCTCAAGAACACCACCGTGTTCTCCTCGCGCGGCATGGGGTTCGAGCAGGTGCTGCCCCCGGAGCTCGGCGAGGAGGTGCTCCGCTACTTCCGCGTCGAACACAACCTCATCTCCTCGGACCCGCCCGAGCACACGCGCCTGCGCACCCTCGTCAGCCGCGCCTTCACGCCCCGCCGCGTGGCCGAGCTCGAGCCCCACCTCCGGGAGATCACCCGCGGGCTGCTCGACACCCTGCTCGCCCGGGACGAGTTCGAGCTGATGGCGGGCCTGGCCGCGCCCCTGCCCGTCACCGTCATCGCCGAGCTGCTCGGCATCGAGCCCGAGCACCGCCAGGACTTCAAGCGCTGGTCCGACGCCATCCTCCAGGCCGCCTCCTTCACCATCCGCGACAAGAGCCAGCTGGGCCAGAGCATCCGCCAGCTCCAGGACTACCTGGAGGCCGCCATCGAGCGCCGCCGCCGCGAGCCGCGCAATGATCTCATGGGCGCCCTCGTCGAGGCGAGCGAGGCCGAGGGCGGCTTCCTCTCCACCCTGGAGCTCATCGACTTCGTCCGGCTGCTGCTCATCGCCGGCAACGAGACCACCACCAACCTGATCGGCAACGGCATGGTGGCCCTGCTGCAACACCCCTCCGAGTGGGAGCGGCTGGTGGCGGACCCCTCGCTCCTCCCCAACGCCATCGAGGAGATGCTGCGCTACGAGCCACCCGCCCAGAGCGTCCTGCGGGTGACCACGCAGGACACGGAGGTGGCTGGCGTCCCCATTCCGAAGGGCTCGCGGATCATGCTCCTGCTGTCGGCCGCCAACCGGGACCCGCGCCGCTTCCCCGAGCCGGACCGGTTCGACATCACCCGCGACGCCCATGGACACCTCGCCTTCGGCCACGGCGTCCACTTCTGCCTGGGCGCTCCCCTGGCACGGCTCGAGGCGAGGGTGGTCTTCGAGGAGTTGCTGCGCCGGGTGCGCCGCGTCTCGTTCGCTCCCGGCCAGGAGGACCACATCGCCTGGGGCGAGACCTTCATCGTCCGAGGCCCCCTGAGCCTCCGGCTGCGCGCCGGCCGCCGCTAG
- a CDS encoding M57 family metalloprotease, whose amino-acid sequence MRGFGSMTWLAGMVLLGGACGGAGGDMDTGEKVPTWEEFQAGAIRDEGDVYVFDGDQAVEGLEGLRAYYDAHVAGGGVGTLEGGLRVYYVDGVDIKWSATQARNLTYCVSSSSFGTRYSTVVNALASATAAWEATANINFIHGMSYDSNCTASQTGVLFDVRMVSGQSYLVRAFFPNASRSARNILIDSSAFGNIGTMTLTGLLRHELGHTLGFRHEYPEYSSACYEDNAYRALTPYDSASIMNNCSSMSGDRLFSTLDKQGARALYP is encoded by the coding sequence ATGCGTGGCTTCGGTTCGATGACGTGGCTGGCGGGAATGGTGCTGCTGGGCGGGGCCTGTGGTGGGGCCGGCGGAGACATGGACACGGGGGAGAAGGTCCCCACGTGGGAGGAGTTCCAGGCCGGGGCCATCCGGGACGAGGGGGACGTCTACGTCTTCGACGGGGACCAGGCGGTGGAGGGGCTCGAGGGCCTGCGCGCGTATTACGACGCGCATGTGGCCGGCGGTGGGGTGGGGACCCTGGAGGGAGGCCTGCGGGTGTATTACGTCGATGGCGTCGACATCAAATGGAGCGCCACCCAGGCACGCAACCTCACCTACTGCGTGAGCTCCTCGTCCTTCGGCACGCGCTACAGCACCGTGGTGAACGCGCTGGCCAGTGCGACCGCGGCCTGGGAGGCCACGGCCAACATCAACTTCATCCACGGCATGTCCTACGACTCCAACTGCACCGCGTCGCAGACGGGCGTGCTGTTCGACGTGCGCATGGTGAGCGGCCAGAGCTATCTGGTGCGCGCGTTCTTCCCGAACGCCAGCCGCTCGGCGCGCAACATCCTCATCGACAGCAGTGCGTTCGGAAATATCGGCACCATGACGCTGACGGGCCTGCTGCGCCACGAGCTGGGCCACACGCTGGGCTTCCGCCACGAGTACCCGGAGTATTCCTCGGCCTGCTACGAGGACAACGCCTACCGCGCGCTGACGCCCTACGATTCGGCCTCCATCATGAATAACTGTAGCTCGATGTCCGGGGACCGCCTGTTCTCCACCCTGGACAAGCAGGGGGCCCGGGCGCTCTACCCGTGA
- a CDS encoding AAA family ATPase, giving the protein MIQSISLQNFKSFGELQTIPLEPITVLVGPNNSGKSNFMSVGRFISNSHVADVREAIRQEGGWEFLYHRPPFKQEPCSIGWSTPDGSYSAQIASPGYFSLEKFDRAVSSEGFSRKGRTLAVNNPFGIQHSQVEQTAIVAQTLSFGSEQLRTAVSNVWSSLAPAETIKLSLSSLRSDSEVIPEPQLGSDGRGLAAVLGLWRGAMPEKAEALEQFLARCLPEIQNVFVRPAPTPGHQRLWFNQKDGQQFDSEHVSDGVLAFTALAMHAISAEEGQLFFIEEPEQSIHPKRLRELVDLLKDIVRERKCQFVIATHSTVLLNTFRDEPEAILLFRRSDTGTRVKRLSDVPELLELLQQTPPGDLLETGAFSAAF; this is encoded by the coding sequence ATGATCCAGTCGATCTCGCTCCAGAACTTCAAGAGCTTCGGCGAGCTTCAAACCATCCCGCTCGAGCCCATCACCGTGCTCGTGGGACCGAACAACTCGGGCAAGTCGAACTTCATGAGCGTGGGACGGTTCATCTCCAACAGCCACGTCGCGGATGTGCGGGAGGCAATCCGTCAAGAAGGGGGATGGGAGTTCCTCTACCATCGCCCGCCGTTCAAACAAGAGCCCTGCTCGATTGGCTGGAGCACGCCGGATGGAAGCTACTCCGCGCAGATCGCCTCGCCTGGGTACTTCTCGTTAGAGAAATTCGATCGCGCAGTTTCGAGTGAGGGCTTCTCCCGAAAAGGGAGAACGTTGGCCGTCAACAACCCTTTTGGTATCCAGCATTCACAGGTCGAGCAAACAGCCATCGTGGCGCAAACGTTGTCGTTTGGCTCCGAGCAGCTTCGTACTGCAGTTTCCAATGTCTGGAGCAGCCTAGCACCCGCTGAAACGATCAAGCTCTCGCTGTCCTCGCTTCGGTCGGACTCCGAGGTCATCCCCGAGCCCCAACTCGGCTCCGACGGCCGAGGGCTCGCCGCTGTCCTGGGTCTCTGGCGAGGTGCCATGCCAGAAAAGGCCGAGGCCTTGGAGCAGTTCCTCGCCCGATGTCTTCCCGAAATCCAGAACGTCTTCGTGCGCCCCGCCCCGACTCCTGGCCACCAGCGGTTGTGGTTCAACCAGAAGGACGGGCAGCAGTTCGACTCGGAGCACGTCTCCGACGGTGTGCTCGCCTTCACCGCACTCGCCATGCACGCGATCAGCGCCGAGGAAGGACAACTCTTCTTCATCGAGGAGCCGGAGCAGTCCATTCACCCCAAGCGCCTCCGGGAACTCGTGGACCTGCTCAAGGACATCGTCCGGGAGCGGAAGTGCCAGTTCGTCATCGCCACCCACTCGACCGTCCTCCTCAACACCTTCCGCGATGAGCCCGAGGCCATCCTCCTCTTCCGCCGCTCGGATACAGGAACCCGGGTGAAGCGCCTGTCCGACGTCCCGGAGCTCCTCGAACTTCTCCAACAGACGCCGCCGGGAGATCTGCTCGAAACGGGTGCGTTCAGCGCCGCCTTCTGA
- a CDS encoding M16 family metallopeptidase produces MPKAPANSAVRKADPVLQSLFDVQEATLPNGLRVRLLANHDTPVVSLYTFFQVGSRNERPGITGISHLFEHMMFNGAKKYGPKMFDQVLESNGGRSNAYTSTDMTVYYEDFASDALETVLDLESDRMRSLRIDDDALESERQVVMEERRVRVDNDITGTMDEELGTLIWKAHAYRWPVIGWEKDIENISRKDCEQYFRTYYAPNNAVLYICGDIDPKKTLALVRRYYGDIPKGPKPEPVLNAEPVQKGERRAEVRHPAQSPALMLAWHGPAARDEDTLVLDIIQYALTKGEGSRLVKKLVYETQLAVSVMVDWGWRVDPGAIIVYLELKQDSDPRKVEEALYAELARVATEGLTERELQKAKNNLRADHLRELATNSGRAHAMGHYEALLGSWRDGLTLPSVYAAATNEQVKAVAAKYFAPERRSVVTLIPAPGGATDEAVDGAADGKDAE; encoded by the coding sequence ATGCCGAAGGCACCCGCGAACTCCGCCGTGCGCAAGGCGGATCCCGTCCTGCAGTCCCTCTTCGACGTCCAGGAGGCCACGCTGCCCAACGGTCTCCGCGTCCGTCTCCTGGCCAACCACGACACGCCCGTGGTGAGCCTCTACACCTTCTTCCAGGTGGGCAGCCGTAACGAACGCCCTGGCATCACCGGCATCAGCCACCTGTTCGAGCACATGATGTTCAACGGGGCCAAGAAATACGGGCCCAAGATGTTCGACCAGGTGCTCGAGTCGAACGGTGGCCGCTCCAACGCGTACACGTCCACGGACATGACCGTGTACTACGAGGACTTCGCCTCGGACGCGCTGGAGACGGTGTTGGACCTGGAGTCGGACCGGATGCGCTCGCTGCGTATCGACGACGACGCGCTGGAGAGCGAGCGCCAGGTGGTGATGGAGGAGCGCCGCGTCCGCGTGGACAACGACATCACCGGCACCATGGATGAGGAGCTGGGCACACTCATCTGGAAGGCGCACGCCTACCGCTGGCCCGTCATCGGGTGGGAGAAGGACATCGAGAACATCTCCCGCAAGGACTGCGAGCAGTACTTCCGCACGTACTACGCGCCCAACAACGCGGTGCTCTACATCTGCGGGGACATCGATCCCAAGAAGACGCTGGCGCTGGTGCGCCGCTACTACGGGGACATCCCCAAGGGCCCCAAGCCCGAGCCCGTGCTCAACGCCGAGCCCGTGCAGAAGGGCGAGCGCCGCGCCGAGGTGCGCCACCCCGCCCAGTCCCCGGCGCTGATGCTCGCCTGGCACGGCCCGGCGGCGCGTGACGAGGACACGCTCGTGCTGGACATCATCCAGTACGCGCTGACGAAGGGCGAGGGCAGCCGGCTGGTGAAGAAGCTCGTCTACGAGACGCAGCTGGCCGTGTCGGTGATGGTGGACTGGGGCTGGCGGGTGGATCCCGGCGCCATCATCGTCTACCTGGAGCTCAAGCAGGACTCGGATCCGCGCAAGGTGGAGGAGGCCCTGTACGCCGAGCTGGCGCGTGTGGCCACCGAGGGCCTGACGGAGCGCGAGCTGCAGAAGGCGAAGAACAACCTGCGGGCGGATCACCTGCGGGAGCTGGCGACGAACAGCGGGCGGGCGCACGCCATGGGCCACTACGAGGCGCTGCTGGGCTCGTGGCGGGACGGGCTGACGCTGCCCTCGGTGTACGCGGCCGCCACGAACGAGCAGGTGAAGGCGGTGGCGGCGAAGTACTTCGCGCCCGAGCGCCGCTCGGTGGTGACACTCATTCCCGCCCCGGGTGGGGCCACGGACGAAGCCGTGGACGGAGCCGCTGACGGAAAGGACGCCGAGTAG
- a CDS encoding M16 family metallopeptidase yields MATRATKKTVKKAAAKAVKAVKKVVGKEAPTPAAVRLPALHESTTSSGLKVLAAQRGVLPLVAVRLIIRAGSSVDPADKHGLSDFTARLLRRGTAKLSADELDETIEFVGASFSVGSSEDVLSLFVATPAEHFPEMMSVLGQLVREPSFPEREVELARERALAGFVNDLDDPSVVADRAFNRALWGEHPYGHDVGGSKAHVRTFTREDLVRFHRERMGPRVSLLSVVGAVSPDVVAREAEKAFAGWEGGPEAPVELPPADMKTSGRIILVDKPEQTQTQVRIGGPGFRVGHADYFPAAAMNNVLGGGFTSRLVNEVRVERGLTYGIHSYFEMMNAGGVFGISTFTQTDKTREMIDVTLAEVAKVRQKGITPAELKKAQRYLAGLYPLRTETNESVASVISDIRVHGLGDDWVEKFRERLMEVKPKQTVEVATKYLFAQPPLIVLVGKASEVKKQLTGLGPVTVVPASDYE; encoded by the coding sequence ATGGCCACCCGAGCCACGAAGAAGACGGTGAAGAAGGCGGCGGCGAAGGCCGTGAAGGCCGTGAAGAAGGTGGTGGGCAAGGAGGCGCCCACGCCGGCCGCCGTGAGGCTGCCCGCCCTGCACGAGAGCACCACGTCCAGCGGGTTGAAGGTGTTGGCGGCCCAGCGCGGCGTGCTGCCGCTGGTGGCGGTGCGGCTGATCATCCGCGCGGGCAGCTCGGTGGATCCAGCGGACAAGCACGGCCTGTCGGACTTCACCGCGCGGCTGCTGCGCCGGGGCACGGCGAAGCTGAGCGCGGACGAGCTCGACGAGACGATCGAGTTCGTGGGCGCGAGCTTCTCGGTGGGGAGCAGCGAGGACGTGCTGTCGCTGTTCGTCGCCACGCCCGCGGAGCACTTCCCGGAGATGATGTCCGTGCTGGGGCAGCTGGTGCGCGAGCCCTCCTTCCCGGAGCGCGAGGTGGAGCTGGCGCGCGAGCGGGCCCTGGCGGGCTTCGTGAACGATCTGGACGATCCGTCGGTGGTGGCGGACCGGGCGTTCAATCGGGCGCTGTGGGGAGAGCACCCGTACGGCCACGACGTGGGGGGCAGCAAGGCGCATGTGCGCACCTTCACGCGGGAGGACCTGGTGCGCTTCCACCGCGAGCGGATGGGGCCGCGGGTGTCGCTGCTGTCGGTGGTGGGCGCGGTGAGCCCGGACGTGGTGGCGCGGGAGGCGGAGAAGGCCTTCGCGGGCTGGGAGGGCGGACCGGAGGCGCCGGTGGAGCTGCCGCCGGCCGACATGAAGACCTCGGGCCGGATCATCCTGGTGGACAAGCCGGAGCAGACGCAGACGCAGGTGCGCATCGGCGGGCCGGGCTTCCGGGTGGGTCATGCGGACTACTTCCCGGCGGCGGCGATGAACAACGTGCTGGGCGGTGGGTTCACCTCGCGGCTGGTGAACGAGGTGCGCGTGGAGCGCGGCCTGACGTATGGCATCCACAGCTACTTCGAGATGATGAACGCGGGAGGCGTGTTCGGCATCTCCACGTTCACCCAGACGGACAAGACGCGGGAGATGATCGACGTCACGCTCGCCGAGGTGGCGAAGGTGCGCCAGAAGGGCATCACCCCGGCGGAGCTGAAGAAGGCGCAGCGCTACCTGGCGGGGCTGTACCCGCTGCGGACGGAGACGAACGAGTCGGTGGCGTCCGTCATCAGCGACATCCGGGTGCACGGGCTCGGGGATGACTGGGTGGAGAAGTTCCGGGAGCGGCTGATGGAGGTGAAGCCCAAGCAGACGGTGGAGGTGGCGACGAAGTACCTGTTCGCGCAGCCGCCGCTGATCGTGCTGGTGGGCAAGGCGTCCGAGGTGAAGAAGCAGCTGACGGGGCTGGGGCCGGTGACGGTGGTACCGGCCTCGGATTACGAGTGA
- a CDS encoding RluA family pseudouridine synthase: MSGVRVLFEGAGLLAVDKPAGMLVIPGRGEGGGPSLREVLEEQLKRKVYVVHRLDRDTSGVMVFALEPGVHRTLSMAFESGKVRKRYLALVEGRVEAPRVVDAALVPARKGRMRVARPGEEGKPSRTRVRPVEVFTSASLVEAEPMTGRTHQIRVHLLSEGHPLLVDHQYGRDEPLKAKDVGGEGEEEVLARTPLHAARLEWPALPGVEARALESPLPEDMARTVALLRNALSPSGRGPGLIAD, from the coding sequence GTGAGCGGGGTCCGCGTTCTCTTCGAGGGCGCGGGGCTGCTCGCGGTGGACAAGCCCGCGGGGATGCTGGTCATCCCCGGGCGTGGTGAGGGCGGAGGCCCGTCGCTGCGCGAGGTGCTGGAGGAGCAGCTGAAGCGGAAGGTGTACGTGGTGCACCGGTTGGATCGGGACACCTCGGGGGTGATGGTGTTCGCGCTGGAGCCCGGGGTGCACCGGACGCTGTCGATGGCCTTCGAGTCCGGGAAGGTGCGCAAGCGCTACCTGGCGTTGGTGGAGGGGAGGGTGGAGGCGCCGCGGGTGGTGGACGCGGCGCTGGTGCCGGCGCGCAAGGGGCGGATGCGGGTGGCGAGGCCGGGCGAGGAGGGAAAGCCCTCGAGGACACGGGTGAGGCCGGTGGAGGTGTTCACGTCGGCCTCGCTGGTGGAAGCCGAGCCGATGACGGGGCGGACGCATCAGATCCGCGTGCACCTGTTGTCGGAGGGGCACCCGTTGCTGGTGGATCACCAGTACGGCCGGGACGAGCCGTTGAAGGCGAAGGACGTGGGAGGGGAAGGGGAGGAGGAGGTGCTGGCGCGCACGCCGTTGCACGCGGCGAGGCTGGAGTGGCCAGCGCTGCCGGGAGTGGAGGCGAGGGCGCTGGAGTCCCCGCTGCCCGAGGACATGGCGAGGACGGTGGCGCTGCTGCGCAACGCACTCTCTCCCTCTGGGAGAGGGCCGGGGTTGATTGCAGATTGA
- a CDS encoding FAD binding domain-containing protein has product MQSFEWVDAESVEHAVSLLGEGSERQPVVAKAGGMDLLDLMKNGVMAPRRVVNIKTIKGLDGVRFDAKQGLELGSLVTLARVSREPEVRKRFVALADAAEHAATPQVRNAATMGGNLLQRPRCWYFRYDHFHQAGGDDVERVREGQNQYHAIFDNQRTVMVHASTPATALVAYGASVELTGPGGKTRLVPVSEFLLPPDMKRSTDTVIAPNELLTRVRIPAPAAGTKSAYHKQGERESYDWPICDVAVVLQMDGKVIRQAAIAMGWVAPTPRRAAEAEKLLVGKTLNEELARQAAKAAVNGATPLSKNAYKVPILEAIVRRTVLAAAAA; this is encoded by the coding sequence ATGCAGAGCTTCGAGTGGGTGGATGCTGAATCCGTGGAACACGCCGTCTCGCTGCTGGGTGAAGGCAGCGAGCGCCAGCCCGTCGTCGCCAAGGCCGGCGGGATGGATCTGCTGGATCTGATGAAGAACGGCGTGATGGCTCCCCGGCGGGTGGTCAATATCAAGACCATCAAGGGACTGGACGGGGTGCGCTTCGACGCGAAGCAGGGCCTGGAGCTCGGCTCCCTGGTGACACTGGCCCGGGTGTCTCGGGAGCCCGAGGTCCGCAAGCGCTTCGTGGCGCTCGCGGACGCGGCGGAGCATGCCGCGACGCCCCAGGTCCGCAACGCCGCCACGATGGGAGGGAACCTGCTCCAGCGGCCCCGCTGCTGGTACTTCCGGTACGATCACTTCCACCAGGCCGGTGGCGATGATGTCGAGCGGGTGCGCGAGGGACAGAACCAGTACCACGCCATCTTCGACAACCAGCGCACGGTGATGGTGCACGCCTCCACGCCGGCCACGGCCCTGGTGGCGTACGGAGCCTCGGTGGAGCTGACCGGCCCCGGGGGCAAGACGCGGCTGGTGCCCGTGTCCGAGTTCCTGCTGCCGCCGGACATGAAGCGCTCGACGGACACGGTGATCGCCCCGAACGAGCTGCTGACGCGCGTGCGCATCCCGGCACCGGCGGCGGGAACGAAGTCGGCGTACCACAAGCAGGGCGAGCGGGAGAGCTACGACTGGCCCATCTGCGACGTCGCGGTGGTGCTGCAGATGGATGGGAAGGTCATCCGGCAGGCGGCGATCGCCATGGGCTGGGTGGCGCCCACGCCCCGGCGCGCGGCGGAAGCGGAGAAGCTCCTCGTGGGGAAGACGCTCAACGAGGAGCTCGCCCGGCAGGCGGCGAAGGCGGCCGTGAATGGCGCGACGCCGCTGTCGAAGAACGCCTACAAGGTGCCGATCCTCGAGGCGATCGTCCGGAGAACGGTGCTCGCCGCGGCGGCGGCCTGA
- a CDS encoding xanthine dehydrogenase family protein molybdopterin-binding subunit, giving the protein MQDVKDTTDPRASNKPGGGQPQQQAGGPPQPPQPNPGPSRQQALPYGIVGADLKEVTRRVPADEPPPLPENSKLKSIGKPVSRLDGIEKVTGKARYTFDVQLPGMLWAKWVASPLPHARIKSIDTSAAERYPGVRAIHVQERILSSAQLRDPKAEQGNRYPTIRYAGQPIAAVAADSPRAAEAAAKLIKVEYEPLPHVSELEAAMKENAPRVFPGPTEQPTTAGGGGAPPGLPQKGNVRGPDNKPRGVGPRGDVAKGLSESDVVIEAEYRTQVQTHVPMEPHGIVADWKEDGLTLYASTQFVSSVREDAAEMFDLPKSKVRVISDFTGGGFGAKYGIGNYGLLAIHLSRKAGAPVRMILDRREEHVSGGNRPNSIQRLKLGAKRDGSLMALQVQAHGSGGVAGGAGVGFCHSTLYACPNVTVEQYDVFTNAGPCAAFRAPGQVQGIFALEQTIDELAEKIGMDPLALRGKIDTSDTDDCVARAHERKIGAEKAGWNKRRPAGADKGPIKRGIGFAQSQWVYLVQPSSACEVRVSGDGSVEAFSSTQDIGTGTRTILAQVVAEEFGLRAQDIGSHIGDSRYPMGPASGGSRVTSSLTPAARNAAYRCARELASRLAPVFKANAEDIVFADGKVMVKGKSSSAMPFREAVKKAGFEEISHRAERREDYEGYVFSTPDMALSRHGIGGVQFAEVAVDTETGIVKVERVVAVHDCGRPINPKLTESQIYGGVIQGVSYALYEERHLDPASGQQLNANVDQYKIVGSREVPKIEVILLEQLGAQSSTDARGVAEPANVATAAAVANAFYNATGKRIRTLPMTPANVLAALRT; this is encoded by the coding sequence ATGCAAGACGTCAAGGACACCACGGATCCCCGGGCTTCCAACAAGCCCGGTGGCGGACAGCCGCAGCAACAGGCAGGGGGCCCTCCGCAGCCGCCGCAGCCCAACCCGGGGCCCTCGCGGCAGCAGGCGCTCCCGTATGGAATCGTCGGTGCGGATCTCAAGGAGGTCACCCGGCGCGTCCCCGCGGACGAGCCCCCTCCCCTGCCCGAGAACTCCAAGCTCAAGTCCATTGGCAAGCCGGTCTCGCGGCTGGATGGAATCGAGAAGGTCACCGGCAAGGCCCGCTACACCTTCGACGTCCAGCTCCCTGGAATGCTCTGGGCCAAATGGGTCGCCTCGCCGCTGCCCCATGCGCGCATCAAGTCCATCGACACCTCGGCGGCCGAGCGCTACCCGGGCGTCCGTGCCATCCACGTCCAGGAGCGCATCCTCTCGTCCGCGCAGCTGCGTGACCCCAAGGCGGAGCAGGGCAACCGCTACCCCACCATCCGCTACGCCGGCCAGCCCATCGCGGCGGTCGCGGCCGACAGTCCCCGCGCCGCCGAGGCCGCGGCGAAGCTGATCAAGGTGGAGTACGAGCCCCTCCCCCACGTCTCCGAGCTCGAGGCGGCGATGAAGGAGAACGCGCCTCGCGTCTTCCCCGGTCCCACCGAGCAGCCGACGACGGCGGGTGGCGGAGGCGCGCCCCCGGGCCTGCCCCAGAAGGGCAACGTGCGCGGTCCCGACAACAAGCCTCGGGGCGTGGGCCCTCGCGGGGACGTCGCCAAGGGGCTCAGCGAGTCCGACGTGGTCATCGAGGCCGAGTACCGCACCCAGGTGCAGACCCATGTGCCCATGGAGCCGCATGGGATCGTCGCCGATTGGAAGGAGGACGGGCTCACCCTCTACGCCTCCACCCAGTTCGTCTCGAGCGTCCGCGAGGACGCGGCGGAGATGTTCGATCTGCCCAAGAGCAAGGTCCGGGTGATCAGCGACTTCACCGGCGGCGGCTTCGGAGCGAAGTACGGCATTGGCAACTACGGGCTGCTCGCCATCCACCTGTCGCGCAAGGCCGGAGCGCCGGTGCGGATGATCCTGGATCGCCGCGAGGAGCACGTCTCGGGCGGCAACCGTCCCAACAGCATCCAGCGGCTCAAGCTGGGCGCGAAGCGCGATGGCTCGCTCATGGCGCTCCAGGTGCAGGCCCACGGCAGCGGAGGCGTGGCCGGCGGCGCGGGAGTCGGCTTCTGCCACTCCACGCTCTACGCGTGCCCGAACGTCACGGTGGAGCAGTACGACGTCTTCACCAACGCCGGTCCCTGCGCCGCCTTCCGGGCGCCCGGTCAGGTCCAGGGCATCTTCGCGCTGGAGCAGACCATCGACGAGCTGGCGGAGAAGATCGGCATGGATCCGCTCGCGCTCCGGGGGAAGATCGACACCTCGGACACGGATGACTGCGTGGCCCGTGCCCACGAGCGCAAGATCGGCGCCGAAAAGGCCGGCTGGAACAAGCGGCGGCCCGCGGGCGCGGACAAGGGACCCATCAAGCGGGGAATCGGCTTCGCCCAGTCCCAGTGGGTCTACCTGGTCCAGCCGAGCTCCGCGTGCGAGGTGCGTGTCTCGGGGGATGGCTCCGTCGAGGCCTTCAGCAGCACGCAGGACATCGGGACGGGGACGCGCACCATCCTCGCGCAGGTGGTGGCGGAGGAGTTCGGCCTGCGCGCCCAGGACATCGGCTCCCATATCGGAGACTCCCGTTATCCGATGGGGCCCGCCTCGGGAGGCAGCCGCGTCACCAGCTCGCTGACTCCCGCCGCCCGCAACGCCGCGTATCGCTGTGCCCGGGAGCTGGCCTCGCGGCTCGCCCCCGTCTTCAAGGCGAACGCGGAGGACATCGTCTTCGCCGACGGCAAGGTGATGGTGAAGGGCAAGAGCTCGTCGGCGATGCCCTTCCGCGAGGCGGTGAAGAAGGCCGGGTTCGAGGAGATCTCCCACCGGGCCGAGCGCCGGGAAGACTACGAGGGGTACGTGTTCTCGACCCCCGACATGGCCCTCAGCCGGCACGGCATTGGAGGCGTGCAGTTCGCCGAGGTGGCGGTCGACACGGAGACGGGCATCGTCAAGGTGGAGCGGGTGGTCGCGGTGCATGACTGCGGGCGCCCCATCAACCCCAAGCTCACCGAGAGCCAGATCTACGGAGGCGTGATTCAAGGCGTGAGCTACGCCCTCTACGAGGAGCGGCACCTGGACCCCGCGAGCGGGCAACAGCTCAACGCCAACGTGGACCAGTACAAGATCGTCGGTTCACGCGAGGTGCCGAAGATCGAGGTCATCCTGCTCGAGCAGCTCGGGGCACAGTCCTCGACGGATGCACGAGGCGTCGCCGAGCCCGCCAACGTGGCGACAGCGGCGGCGGTGGCCAATGCCTTCTACAACGCGACGGGCAAGCGCATCCGGACGCTCCCCATGACGCCCGCGAACGTGCTCGCGGCGCTGCGCACCTGA
- a CDS encoding (2Fe-2S)-binding protein: MAPPDDDSKPLLPKLSRRAFFKGAGASALSATLAPSAAQAADSPPVLGPEPAPLSLSINGRTVTVQADPATTLAELLRNQLGMTGTKIGCDRGACSACTVWLDGEVAASCMTLAFDARGRKVTTIEGLAKGEELHPVQRAFVENDAMQCGFCTPGMVMSCAALVERNPKCTLDDVKQAVSGHLCRCGTYPNVFKATLAAAQGGGKAKGNS, from the coding sequence TTGGCCCCACCCGATGATGACTCCAAGCCGCTGCTTCCCAAGCTCAGCCGCCGCGCTTTCTTCAAGGGCGCGGGTGCTTCCGCCCTGAGCGCCACCCTGGCTCCGTCCGCCGCGCAAGCGGCCGACTCGCCCCCAGTCCTGGGGCCGGAGCCCGCCCCGCTCTCCCTCTCCATCAACGGCCGCACCGTCACCGTCCAGGCCGACCCGGCCACGACGCTCGCCGAGCTCCTGCGCAACCAGCTCGGCATGACGGGAACGAAGATCGGCTGCGACCGCGGCGCCTGCTCGGCCTGCACCGTCTGGCTCGATGGCGAGGTCGCCGCGAGCTGCATGACGCTCGCCTTCGACGCCCGGGGCCGCAAGGTCACCACCATCGAGGGGCTCGCCAAGGGTGAGGAGCTCCACCCGGTCCAGCGCGCCTTCGTGGAGAACGATGCCATGCAGTGCGGCTTCTGCACGCCCGGCATGGTGATGAGCTGCGCCGCCCTGGTCGAGCGCAATCCCAAGTGCACGCTCGACGACGTGAAGCAGGCGGTCAGCGGGCATCTGTGCCGGTGCGGTACCTATCCCAACGTCTTCAAGGCGACCCTGGCCGCGGCCCAGGGAGGCGGAAAGGCAAAGGGGAACAGCTGA